From the Thunnus albacares chromosome 24, fThuAlb1.1, whole genome shotgun sequence genome, one window contains:
- the gpr137c gene encoding integral membrane protein GPR137C yields the protein MFSAGEEEVNSHLFTSLKESPGAAISPTLELSLTTIYTVLYSFLFVFVYLQLWLILHYGHKRFSYQSVFLFLCLLWAALRTTLFSFYFKNVVQANQLQPLAYWLLYCCPVCLQFFTLCLLNLYFTQVMFKAKAKYSPELTKYKVPLRLFFLCLSIFFLVVNLTCALLVQGALERSESPSDGDIRHAVLARVLINDSLFVLCAISLAVCIFKIAKMSSANVYLESKGTSVCQATAIGAVVILLYTSRACYNLVAVALSPQDRSSPFNYGWYNVSDQADVQEISGEAYIVFGIILFFWELLPTSLVVVFFRVQRPNQNLAPGGMINSHSFSSRAYFFDNPRRYDSDDDLSRSINNRTDRTSLLSPTPQLGTSSWYGAIQRNGTLTAGVAPAQQPPSSTAPLLFAYGNIQSQHHHHHNYYSTPQNNYHHHHHHSNYYSTPQNYYCGSQTHFCTPQN from the exons ATGTTTTcggcaggagaggaggaggttaATTCCCATTTGTTTACCTCACTGAAGGAGTCCCCTGGAGCTGCAATTTCCCCAACACTGGAGCTCAGTCTGACAACCATCTACACCGTCCTCTactctttcctgtttgttttcgTTTACCTGCAGCTCTGGCTCATTTTGCACTACGGACACAAGCGCTTCAGCTAccagagtgtgtttttgtttctgtgtttgctgtGGGCAGCGCTGAGGACGACCCTCTTCtctttttactttaaaaatgtggtGCAGGCCAACCAGCTGCAGCCTCTGGCCTACTGGCTGCTCTACTGCTGCCCCGTCTGCCTGCAGTTCTTCACCCTCTGCCTGCTAAACCTTTACTTCACACAG gTGATGTTTAAGGCTAAAGCAAAGTATTCCCCAGAACTCACCAAATACAA GGTTCCTCTGCGTTTGTTCTTCCTGTGTCTCAGTATATTTTTCCTGGTGGTGAATTTAACTTGCGCATTGCTGGTGCAAGGAGCTCTGGAGCGCTCTGAATCACCAAG TGATGGGGATATCAGACATGCGGTCCTGGCCCGGGTCCTGATCAACGACAGTCTGTTTGTCCTGTGTGCCATCTCTCTGGCTGTCTGCATCTTCAAGATCGCCAAGATGTCCTCTGCCAACGTTTACCTTGAATCCAAG GGTACATCGGTGTGCCAAGCTACAGCTATAGGAGCTGTGGTGATTCTCCTCTACACATCCAGAGCCTGTTATAACCTGGTGGCCGTGGCTCTGTCACCACAGGACAGATCCAGTCCCTTCAATTATGGCTGGTACAATGTTTCTGATCAG gctGATGTTCAGGAGATCAGCGGTGAAGCCTACATTGTGTTTGGGATCATTTTGTTCTTCTGGGAGCTGCTACCTACCAGCTTAGTGGTGGTTTTCTTCAGAGTGCAGAGACCCAACCAAaacctg GCTCCAGGAGGGATGATCAACAGCCACAGTTTCAGCTCCAGAGCGTATTTCTTTGACAACCCTCGACGGTACGATAGTGATGATGACCTGTCCAGGAGCATTAACAATAGGACTGATCGGACCAG CCTCctctcccccaccccccagCTGGGGACGTCTAGTTGGTACGGCGCCATCCAGCGCAACGGGACCTTGACGGCAGGCGTGGCGCCGGCCCAGCAGCCGCCGTCTTCCACAGCGCCCCTCCTCTTTGCCTACGGAAACATCCAGAGCcaacatcatcaccaccacAACTACTACTCCACCCCGCAGAACAactaccaccatcatcatcatcacagtaaCTACTATTCCACGCCACAGAATTATTACTGTGGATCACAAACGCATTTCTGCACACCGCAGAATTGA